One genomic segment of Erinaceus europaeus chromosome 18, mEriEur2.1, whole genome shotgun sequence includes these proteins:
- the IMP4 gene encoding U3 small nucleolar ribonucleoprotein protein IMP4 — MLRREARLRREYLYRKAREDAQRAAQDKKEKVRRALEENRLIPTELRREALALQGSLEFDDAGGEGVTSHVDDEYRWAGVEDPRIMITTSRDPSSRLKMFAKELKLVFPGAQRMNRGRHEVGALVRACKANGVTDLLVVHEHRGTPVGLIVSHLPFGPTAYFTLCNVVMRHDIPDLGTASEAKPHLIVHGFSSRLGKRVSDILRYLFPVPKDDSHRVITFANQDDYISFRHHVYRKTDHRNVELTEVGPRFELKLYMIRLGTLEQEATADVEWRWHPYTNTARKRVFLSAE; from the exons ATG CTGCGCCGCGAGGCCCGGCTCCGCCGCGAGTACCTGTACCGTAAAGCCCGGGAGGATGCGCAGCGGGCCGCGCAGGACAAGAAGGAGAAGGTGCGGCGCGCGCTGGAAG agAATCGCCTCATCCCTACTGAGCTGCGCCGGGAGGCTCTGGCCCTGCAGGGCTCCCTGGAGTTTGATGATGCCGGCGGTGAAG GTGTCACCAGCCACGTGGATGACGAGTACCGCTGGGCCGGGGTGGAGGACCCCAGAATCATGATCACTACCTCCCGAGACCCCAGCTCCCGCCTAAAGATGTTTGCAAAG GAGCTGAAGCTGGTGTTCCCGGGTGCCCAGCGCATGAACCGAGGCCGGCACGAAGTGGGGGCCCTGGTGCGCGCCTGCAAGGCCAACGGGGTGACAGACCTGCTGGTCGTGCACGAGCACCGAGGGACACCGG TGGGGCTCATTGTCAGCCACCTGCCCTTTGGCCCCACCGCCTACTTCACCCTCTGCAACGTGGTCATGCGGCACGACATCCCCGACCTGGGCACGGCGTCCGAGGCCAAGCCCCACCTCATCGTGCACGGCTTTTCCTCCCGCCTGGGCAAGCGG GTCTCCGACATACTCCGCTACCTGTTCCCCGTGCCCAAGGACGACAGCCACCGGGTCATCACCTTTGCAAACCAAGATGACTACATCTCCTTCCG gcacCACGTATACAGGAAGACCGACCACCGCAATGTGGAGCTGACAGAGGTTGGGCCCCGCTTTGAGCTCAAGC TGTACATGATCCGTCTGGGCACACTAGAGCAAGAGGCCACCGCAGACGTGGAGTGGCGCTGGCACCCCTACACCAACACTGCACGCAAGAGGGTCTTCCTGAGCGCCGAGTGA